The genomic DNA TCACTGACAGGACGGTGTTTCACATGCAGTATGGGAAATTCGTCCAGACTCCCGGCCTCGACGTAGCTTATCGCGGTCTCGCCTATACCGCATTCGTGTTGACAGGCGGATACTACTTTACGAATCCGGTGGCATACGGCCTTGAGCCGGTGAAGACGACACAGTATGAAATTGGCTTTACGCAGCAGTTCACCGACTTTGCCGCCTTTGATGCAACCGCTTTCTATAAGGATATCAAGGACCAGGTGCAGTACGACATAGTTCGGGCGGAGGCCGGTTGGGAGATTTCCTCCTATCCCATCTACTCAAACCAGGATTTTGCCACGACAAAGGGAATAGAGTTTCAACTCCGCCTGCGCAGAGTGAGCCGTATCATGGGAATGATTAACTACACGCTCCAGAGCGCCCGAGGGACCAACTCGTTTTCGCAGAGTGCCGGCGGTGCTATCGAAGGCCCCGGTGGAATTCCATCGAAGATGACCATGCCGTTAGCGTATGAGCAGACTCATAAGGGGAATATAAATCTTGATTACCGCTTCGGTCGCGGAGAGGGCGGGCCCATCTTAGAAAGGTTCGGACTCAATATCTTGATGACCTTCAACAGCGGTCACCGCTTTACGCTGGCTAAGACGCCCGGCGGATTGGGGCAGGAAGACGCCTCTTCGGGCGGTATTCTGAATGACGGCGACGCCCGTCAGAGGGCACCTGTGGAACCGATAAACTCGTCAACGACACCGTGGTTCTTCAATATTGACTTGCGTATGGACAAAACGGTGACTGTCGCGGGGCTGGACCTCAACATCTACACCTACGTGCAGAATCTGTTAAACATGCGGAATATCGTCAATGTTTATTACGCCACGGGCAACGCCTCCGATGACGGTTTTCTCACGAGCAAAGATGGTCAGCAGGTGGTAGCCGGGTATGGTGAACGATTTGGCGATCTCTACGAGACTGTCAACCTGCAGAACCGCCAGCACAATTTCTGGCTGAACGGTTTTGACCTCTATGGATCACCGCGGCAGATTCGTTTTGGTGTGAGACTGGAACTCTAACTTTTCTGAATAAGATATCAGGAGAATAACAAGAATGAAAAAGGTAACAACCTCCTTATTGATCCTGCTTCTTCTCATCGTGCCGGGTTTGGCCAAGGAAGAACGGGAAAGCGGCCCACCAGCTCTTTACAGAGCAAATGAAGTTGACGGTCCTGCTCAGTCAGTAATTAACATCAATAATCTGACGGTCTGGGTGCGGGGCGATGGCTTTCATGACTGGGTAGTAGACGGTTCGTGGAACGGGACATTTCCCAAAGGAACGGCCGGCGCCATTTTCTCGGAAGGGATTGTATGGGCCGGGAAAGTTCAAGACGGCGGAACTGTGGAGTTGAGGTCTGGCGGATCGACGTACAAGTCAGGCAATATAGCCGGAAGAATCCTTACCGACGCTTCCGGAGCGGTCACCGGCCGCGAGGATGACAGCGACCCCTCAGTACGCCCCTACCGCGTGCGTCCCGATTTTCAATCAGTTGATTTGAGCGACGATGCGGCAAACTTCTTTCTGATTCCGGTGGGGAACGTTACAGACGCCGATATAGAAGTGATATATAACCAGTATGATATTGACTGGGTGAACTGGCCTTGGGATAGAGGTGCACCTTATGACGATCGTGATGGAAATGGTGTCTATGAGGCGGATCCCGATGGCGACGGAGTCTACGGTGAATTGGAGGTGAGTGAAATTGGTGATACCACCTACGCCGAAGACATCCCCGGAATAGGGGGAGCCAGTCAGACTCTCTGGACGGTCTATAACGATCTTGACGAAGGTCAGAACATCGGCATCTATGGTGCCCCTTCCACTGGTCTTGAAGTGCAGGAGACTTACTGGGCGTATGCCCTGGCAAATCCCCTTGGCAGTACCGTTTTCAAACGGGTACGCCTGATATATAAGGGTACGCCCGATACTCCGAACGATGCCGTCGTAGAGGAGATGTACATCGCTCAATGGTCCGATCCTGATCTAGGCCAGTATACGGACGATTTTGCCGGTGGCGATTCTTCTCTCAGCCTGGGATACGTCTATAACGGCAGCAACAACGATGCGGTCTGGGATTCCTGGGGGATGGCACCCCCGGCGGCCGGATATGACTTTCTTCAGGGGCCGGTAGTGGCTAGCGAAGGCGATACGGCGTTATTTAATTTCAAACCTCTTCCGGGATATAGAAATTTGCCCATGACAACGTTTACATTCTTTGCTGCCGGTTCACCAAGATCAGACCCAGACCTGAATGACTATGCCGGGACGCAACAGTGGTACAATCTGATGCGGGGGTGTGAGCCGCGACCTGAATATCCCACGTGCGATCCTCTCTACGATAATCTTGGTGACCAGACGAATTTTGAGCTTGCCGGCGACCCGGTGCTCGCTTCCGGTGACCGGGACGGGATACCCACAGCTTTTAACGACAGAAGATTCCCTCCTGGGGACAGGCGGCTGGTGCTTGCCACAGGGCCGTTTACATTGGCCAAGGGGGACACTCAGGAAGTCGTTGTGGCGCTCATAGGTGCCGCGGGTGAAAATTTCCTCCAGAGTGTCGCTATCCTCAAGTTCAACGACAACTTTGCGCAAGAAGCTTACGACAACGTCTTCGATCTGCCCAGCGGTCCACCAGCTCCCAACGTTAATGTTGTTGAGCTCGATCAGCAGATCGTCCTCGAATGGGAATCTGATGAAGAAGCTCGCATCAATACGGAGAGTAGTAATTTAAAGGGGTACAAGTTCGAGGGCTATAATGTCTATCAGCTTCCCAGCGCAACGGCCACGAAGGAGGATGGTGTTCTATTGGCGACGTACGATCTGGAGTCCTCTCCCGGCTACATCTTCCAGGACGTCTTTGATCCCAGTGCCGGCGTGGCGGTCAATAAACCGGTACAGTTTGGCATCAACAGCGGTCTTACACGCTACTATAGCGTGTCGACTGACGCCTTCACCAACAAACCACTTGTCAACGGTAAAACATACTACTTTGTTGTGACAGCTTATAATCAGAACATGAGTGAGGATGTAAGCACTCATTCCCTTGAGAGTCCCGTCAGTCAGTCGTTGCGAGCGGTGATTCCGCACGCGCCCAATCCACAGACGATCTATCCCTATTCGCTCGGTGATACAGTTGTTGTGGCGAACAAGGTAGGGATCAATGATGCCATAGTAGTTCCTGTGATCATGGATCCTGACGCGCCGGCTGGAGAGACTTTTGAAGTGAGGTTTACTGTTGATGAAGTGGCGGGAACCAAGATATGGGATCTCTTGCGGACAGATACGTCTCCTGAAGATACACTTGTCGGACAGTCCTCGACTTTTGACTCAGCAACTGAACACCGGTTTCTCGGTAAAGGCGGTTTTGTGCTTGAGCTGGCGGATGCGCCGGCGGGCATTCGTTCTGTGAAGGACGGTGACGTCAGTGTAGCCGGTGAACCTTATGAGGATAGCGGTTACTACATTGCTGGTTCTGTCACGACGCTGGCGGGGCCAGCTGTGGACGAAAGTGACTATGAGATCAGGTTTACTTCCGGCGGAAGCTGGGCCCTGACGGGCGCTCCGTTGCCGGCAACCTATTTTGTGAACGTTCCATTCGAGGTGTGGGATCTCGGCATGCCGGACGACGCGTCCGACGATGTTCAGGTAATTGCATATTTTAATGACGCTGCTGAAGACGGCGAGTGGAACACAGCCGGCAACGACCAGATCGGCGGATATCCCGTCTTTGACAAGTTTCACATTGCCAAGGTTGAGTATCAAAGCAACCCTGATGATGTCAGCGCGCCGGATAAGGCTGCCATTTTCTTCTCTAATCAGTATAAGCCGGTGGATAATATCTTGTTTGTGGACTTGACCGGTACCAGTTCGCCTCCTGCAACAGGGACTACCATCTATTTCAATACCTTTAAAGCCATTAAGGATGGTGATATCAAGAGCTTTACCGTGGGAACGGTGGACAGAACGAATACCGGTGATGGGCCGAAGAGTCGCGTGCGACAGCAGGTGACAGTCTTTCCGAATCCTTATCTTGGTATGAATACTTGGGAGGCGAGTCGATTTGAGAAATTTGTCACATTCTCACACCTGCCAAACAAGGCTACTATCAACATCTACTCCCTGACCGGTGTTCTGGTGAGAACGATTGATAAGGATAGTGAAAGTCAGTTTGTCCGCTGGGATATGACCAACGGATTTAACCTGCCGGTTGCCAGCGGCATCTATCTGGCTCACATTGAGATGCCCGATCTGGGCGAGGAACTGATCCTCAAACTGGCTATTGTCCAGGAACAGCAAGTGTTGAGATCATATTAGGATTCTTCCAGTGCGAAGGAGGCATAAAGAATGAAGAAACTGGTTGTTTTAGTGGTATTTCTGGGAGTGATTTTTTCGCTCCATTCCCCAATCTGGGCCGGGAGTGAAAAGCGCGTAGGCACCAATGCCGGCGCCCAGCTCCTCATCCCCGTGGGCGCTAGGGATGTAGCTATGGGCGGCTCGGCCGTCGCTTATAGCTCGGGAATCGAAGCGCTCTACTGGAACCCGGCGGGACTGGTTCGCTCTGAGCATAATGCTGACCTGATGGTCTCGCGCATGGACTATATCGCTGATATCGGCGTCAACTATCTCGCCGTCGGCGGAAACTTCGCCGGTTTCGGCGCCCTCGGCTTCAGCCTGAAATCACTTTCGTTCGGTGATATCCCGGTTACCACAGAGGAAGCTCCCGATGGAACCGGAGGCGTGTTTTCACCCACATTCATGACTGCAGGACTGACCTACGCCCGACAGCTGACGGATCGTGTCTTTGTCGGCGCCACCCTCAATCTGATTAACGAGGAGATTGAACGTGTTAAATCGTCCGGCGTAGCCATGAATATCGGTGTTCAATATCAGGATTTTGTCAATATCCCCGGCCTCAACATGGGTGTGGTCATCAAGGATGTAGGTACACAGATGAAATACGACGGCCCGGGTCTCATGCGCATTACGACTGTTGACGGTGTATTAAGATACACCAAACTGGAAGCCGCCTCTTTCGACCTCCCTTCGACCATGGAACTGGGGATGTCCTACACACTATCACTCCCCGCCAACAGCGTGCTGCATCTGAACGGTGTTTTCCAGAATAATAACTACGCCAGCGATGAATACCGGCTGGGCGGTGAATACGCATTCAATAATCTCGCCTTCGTACGGGTGGGATACGTCTCGGCTGATCAATCTTCGGACGAGTATCTATACGGCATGTCCTACGGCGGAGGTCTAAAGTTGAACATTGCGGGACTCGATCTCACCGTAGACTATGCATACCGGGATGTGCAAGTTTTTGCGGCAAATCACATTTTTGCGCTCAAATTCGGGTTTTAAATAAAATTGTTGCATTGAATCTGATTTGAGGATAAACTACACCAAATTGTGCAGAGGAGATCTGCGCATAACTTCAAACAAGGAGGAACAGCAAATGAACAAGGTTAAGAGCATAGTGCTTCTTTTCCTGATGGTGGGTGTGGCTGTCGGTTCCAACGATTTTTTCATTGGTTCTGACGGTAAGCACTATACCAACCAGGAAGTGAAAGCACTGGAGGCGAAGATGCAGAGTCGCATCGATGCGAGTAAGCCGACTGCTACTCTTCGCGCCGACGACTTTTTGCTCGAGTGGCCTGACGGCGGTTCCATCGTCAATTTTGGTTTCGGCACACCCGGGGAAACCTGGGGCGATTCCATGGCGATCTGGATGCAGCCGCTGGCTAACGCAATCGTGAAGAAGATCGGTATCTTCAATGTAAACTTTGAAGGTACTTTCGAGTTTTTTCTTCACAAGTCCAACTATGCTGGTGAAGTTACCACATCAGCTTGTGCCAATGCGGCCGGCTGGGTTGGTCACTATCTGGATGCTGATGGAAACCAGACAGCTCCCGGTGAAGGCGGTACATGGTCTGCTGGAACCAACGAGTGTTTCAGTGAGGCTCCCATCGGTGCAGAAATCTGGCCTGGATTGGGTATTGGCGGCTATTCCCATACGCTGGATTCAACCAGTTTCATGGTATACACAGAGCTCGATTTTGAGTCGACTCTGGGTGTGTCTGAAGAAATTACGGATGAGTCTTTCTTCATTGATGCCCATGCCGTATCAACGGAAGGCTGGGGAATTGGCGCCTTGAATACGCCTGTACCACCTTACCACGGTTTTAAGTGGTATGTTGGATCTGGCACTGGCACCAGCGGTAATGGAGGCTGGCACATTCGTACCTACGGCTGGATGGTCTACGCCATGGTGGAATACACAGAAGATATCCCGCCCTTCATTAACTATGTGCAGGGTCTGCCGACAACACTGTCAACAGATGCCAGAACAGTGGAAGCCCACGTTGAGGATGCAAATCCTACAGGGGGCGCTGCCGGTGTGGAATCCGTCTCGCTAGTATACAGTGTGGATGGTGGTACAGAAGCGACTGTGGCTATGACGGCTACGGATGATACTACCTTCACTGGAAGTCTCCCAGGAGCATCTGCTGGAGAATCAGTTGCCTATTACGTTACAGCTACAGACGTTGGCGGTAATACAGCAACAAGCTCAGCGTTCACTTACAACATCTATGCCAAGGGCGCTACTGCAACCTACCTGATGCTCTTTGACGGTCTTTCCGGTGCTGGTTATCCCAGTCAGTACTACTTCTACGATGCCTACGGGCAGTACAAGGAGTGGTGGGGTACTGGCGCTGGCGATATCTGGGCCTACGGGGCTGCCACAGCAGAGCTTCTCGATCTGTATGATACAATCATCGAAATCACAGCACTTGGACCCATTGCCGGTAATGCAGTGGCAGTAAAGACGTGGCTGGATGCCGGCAGCAAGAACTACGTTCTGGCTGGCGACGAAGCCATGGGTGGCTATTACGGCTGGCCTGGAGCTCCGTATACAATAGGTTCGACAGCCGACGACGCTGATGCTTTCTTCACCTATCTTGGTGTTACCACCTATAACGGTGACATCAATTATGCCGCTTCTGGTGATCAGAATCTGCCGTGGGGCGTGCAAGCTGTTGAAGGTGATCTCATCTCAGGCGACCTGTACGCTGCTTTGACGTCGATCCCCACCACCCATGCCACTCCACGTGCGCTGATGTACGACCCTTATTATGAGATAAGCGCGACGAACTGGCTTGACGGTTTTGGTGTGGACGCCACAGTGACTACAGCCTTTACAGCAAGCGCCAGAGACACAGACACGTGGGGTACAGACGCGATGACTGTGGGTGCTTACAAAGCGGATGCAACCTTAAGCAACAAGGTGATGTTCCTCGGATTCGATCCACTATCACTCAACAGTGCGCCGTCGTACATCTGGTTTGGTGCAAGACCGGAAGGACCGCTATTCCAGGCAATGGAATGGTTTGGTGCCTTCTCATTGACAGTTGATGAAGAAGCGCAACTGCCAACCAGTTTTGCACTGCATCAGAACTATCCCAATCCGTTCAACCCTGTGACTACCATCAACTTCGAAATGCCGAAGGATGGTCAGGTGACTCTCTCGGTCTACAATATGCTGGGCCAGAAGGTGAGTACACTGGTGAATGGTGTCCGCAACGCCGGACAGCACTCAGTTACCTGGAACGGAATGGATGATAACGGTCAGGCTCTGGCCGCCGGTCTCTATATGTACAGAATCGATGCCGGTGACTACACAGCCACCAAGAAGATGGTTCTGTTGAAGTAACATCATCTTCATCTGTTAGTTTGATAAAAAAAGGCGGCTTTTCAGCCGCCTTTTTTTTATCTTCAGCGCTGATTCTTTGATGGGAATCGGGTGACGATGGGCTTTCACAGGGTCGGGAGACTCCGTGAGACGGTTCATTGTTGAGAAATATGATCAAAGTAGAGGAGTGGTGTATCAAAATGAGACGGTATAAGGATTTCGTTCGGATATTTAGTTTATCGGTTGTTACCACTTTTTTTGCTTGTACACCGAGGATGGGTGAAAAAGATGTTGTCTCAGTGGACAGACAGGTTTTTTCAGCGGCCGAATTCTTCACTGAAGAGAGTGAAACAGAATTCGGGGCTTTTCCTGATTCCAGCCGGCGCGAGGCTGTTGCAAGATTTGCCAAACGCAGGATCATCTTTCTTGAGAGTAAAAAGAGGGGTATTCCGTTAAAAGAAGCCG from Candidatus Neomarinimicrobiota bacterium includes the following:
- a CDS encoding T9SS type A sorting domain-containing protein, which gives rise to MNKVKSIVLLFLMVGVAVGSNDFFIGSDGKHYTNQEVKALEAKMQSRIDASKPTATLRADDFLLEWPDGGSIVNFGFGTPGETWGDSMAIWMQPLANAIVKKIGIFNVNFEGTFEFFLHKSNYAGEVTTSACANAAGWVGHYLDADGNQTAPGEGGTWSAGTNECFSEAPIGAEIWPGLGIGGYSHTLDSTSFMVYTELDFESTLGVSEEITDESFFIDAHAVSTEGWGIGALNTPVPPYHGFKWYVGSGTGTSGNGGWHIRTYGWMVYAMVEYTEDIPPFINYVQGLPTTLSTDARTVEAHVEDANPTGGAAGVESVSLVYSVDGGTEATVAMTATDDTTFTGSLPGASAGESVAYYVTATDVGGNTATSSAFTYNIYAKGATATYLMLFDGLSGAGYPSQYYFYDAYGQYKEWWGTGAGDIWAYGAATAELLDLYDTIIEITALGPIAGNAVAVKTWLDAGSKNYVLAGDEAMGGYYGWPGAPYTIGSTADDADAFFTYLGVTTYNGDINYAASGDQNLPWGVQAVEGDLISGDLYAALTSIPTTHATPRALMYDPYYEISATNWLDGFGVDATVTTAFTASARDTDTWGTDAMTVGAYKADATLSNKVMFLGFDPLSLNSAPSYIWFGARPEGPLFQAMEWFGAFSLTVDEEAQLPTSFALHQNYPNPFNPVTTINFEMPKDGQVTLSVYNMLGQKVSTLVNGVRNAGQHSVTWNGMDDNGQALAAGLYMYRIDAGDYTATKKMVLLK
- a CDS encoding T9SS type A sorting domain-containing protein, with amino-acid sequence MKKVTTSLLILLLLIVPGLAKEERESGPPALYRANEVDGPAQSVININNLTVWVRGDGFHDWVVDGSWNGTFPKGTAGAIFSEGIVWAGKVQDGGTVELRSGGSTYKSGNIAGRILTDASGAVTGREDDSDPSVRPYRVRPDFQSVDLSDDAANFFLIPVGNVTDADIEVIYNQYDIDWVNWPWDRGAPYDDRDGNGVYEADPDGDGVYGELEVSEIGDTTYAEDIPGIGGASQTLWTVYNDLDEGQNIGIYGAPSTGLEVQETYWAYALANPLGSTVFKRVRLIYKGTPDTPNDAVVEEMYIAQWSDPDLGQYTDDFAGGDSSLSLGYVYNGSNNDAVWDSWGMAPPAAGYDFLQGPVVASEGDTALFNFKPLPGYRNLPMTTFTFFAAGSPRSDPDLNDYAGTQQWYNLMRGCEPRPEYPTCDPLYDNLGDQTNFELAGDPVLASGDRDGIPTAFNDRRFPPGDRRLVLATGPFTLAKGDTQEVVVALIGAAGENFLQSVAILKFNDNFAQEAYDNVFDLPSGPPAPNVNVVELDQQIVLEWESDEEARINTESSNLKGYKFEGYNVYQLPSATATKEDGVLLATYDLESSPGYIFQDVFDPSAGVAVNKPVQFGINSGLTRYYSVSTDAFTNKPLVNGKTYYFVVTAYNQNMSEDVSTHSLESPVSQSLRAVIPHAPNPQTIYPYSLGDTVVVANKVGINDAIVVPVIMDPDAPAGETFEVRFTVDEVAGTKIWDLLRTDTSPEDTLVGQSSTFDSATEHRFLGKGGFVLELADAPAGIRSVKDGDVSVAGEPYEDSGYYIAGSVTTLAGPAVDESDYEIRFTSGGSWALTGAPLPATYFVNVPFEVWDLGMPDDASDDVQVIAYFNDAAEDGEWNTAGNDQIGGYPVFDKFHIAKVEYQSNPDDVSAPDKAAIFFSNQYKPVDNILFVDLTGTSSPPATGTTIYFNTFKAIKDGDIKSFTVGTVDRTNTGDGPKSRVRQQVTVFPNPYLGMNTWEASRFEKFVTFSHLPNKATINIYSLTGVLVRTIDKDSESQFVRWDMTNGFNLPVASGIYLAHIEMPDLGEELILKLAIVQEQQVLRSY
- a CDS encoding PorV/PorQ family protein codes for the protein MKKLVVLVVFLGVIFSLHSPIWAGSEKRVGTNAGAQLLIPVGARDVAMGGSAVAYSSGIEALYWNPAGLVRSEHNADLMVSRMDYIADIGVNYLAVGGNFAGFGALGFSLKSLSFGDIPVTTEEAPDGTGGVFSPTFMTAGLTYARQLTDRVFVGATLNLINEEIERVKSSGVAMNIGVQYQDFVNIPGLNMGVVIKDVGTQMKYDGPGLMRITTVDGVLRYTKLEAASFDLPSTMELGMSYTLSLPANSVLHLNGVFQNNNYASDEYRLGGEYAFNNLAFVRVGYVSADQSSDEYLYGMSYGGGLKLNIAGLDLTVDYAYRDVQVFAANHIFALKFGF